One stretch of Penaeus vannamei isolate JL-2024 chromosome 7, ASM4276789v1, whole genome shotgun sequence DNA includes these proteins:
- the LOC138862122 gene encoding uncharacterized protein DDB_G0286299-like → MARWGTLRVAKRPYGCGSVTDLKNPVLPGNQRLLCWMSIDLHLCPDTASLGGPYSGPLPGYSLCGTSAQRHNTGTFARPRYRMPTITTSINSATRPCLSKNHQYWDQEKAPEILKTKSEQKSKPAFDPRTVLATILQTQDPYQVVQGSEQDPYLLVLVTTAKDPKKQSAKDPKEQTAKEPKKQTAKNLRSNGQEPKEQSTKDPKEQSTKDPKEQTAKDPKEQTAKDPKEQTAKDPEEQTANDPKKQSAKNLRNGQEPKKQTAKDPKKQTVKEPKEQTAKNLRSRRPRILRNGQEPKKQTAKDPKEQTAKDPKKQSAKDPKEQTAKDPKEQTAKEPKKQSAKDHKEQTAKDHKEQSTKDPKEQSTKDPKEQTAKDHKEQSTKDPMEQSTKEPKEQSTKDPKEQTTAKDHKEQTAKDHKEQSTKDPKEQSTKDPKEQSTKDPKEQSTKDPKEQSTKDPKEQTAKDHKEQSTKDHKEQTAKDPKEQSTKDPKEQTSTKDPKEQSTKDPKEQSTKDPKEQTAKDHKEQSTKDPKEQSTKDPKEQSTKDPKEQTTAKDHKEQTAKDHKEQSTKDPKEQSTKDPKEQSTKDPKEQSTKDPKEQSTKDPKEQTAKDHKEQSTKDHKEQTAKDPKEQSTKDPKEQTAKDPKEQLACQLNKILEDENNLPTWMTYGRAVLGQRDQAKGDAVENYRPITCLPLMWKIFAGLIAEEMYTY, encoded by the exons ATGGCTAGGTGGGGAACACTGCGGGTGGCCAAGCGCCCATATGGATGTG GTTCAGTGACGGATCTTAAAAATCCTGTTTTACCCGGAAATCAAAGGTTGTTATGTTGGATGTCAATTGAT TTACATCTCTGCCCGGACACTGCTTCCCTTGGGGGTCCCTACTCAGGGCCCCTACCGGGCTACTCTCTGTGTGGCACTTCTGCACAGCGACACAACACTGGCACCTTCGCCCGTCCACGCTACCGGATGCCAACCATCACTACCTCAATAAACTCTGCTACCAGACCGTGCCTTTCCAAAAACCACCAATATTGGGACCAAGAAAAAGCTCCTGAAAT CCTGAAAACAAAGTCTGAACAAAA GTCAAAGCCTGCGTTTGATCCTAGGACAGTGCTCGCTACCATTTTACAGACCCAGGATCCGTATCAGGTTGTACAGGGGAGTGAGCAGGACCCTTATTTGCTTGTGCTTGttact acggccaaggatcctaagaagcagtcggccaaggatcctaaggagcagacggccaaggaacctaagaagcagaCGGCCAAGAACCTAAGGAGCA aCGGCCAAGAACCTAAGGAGCAGTCGAccaaggatcctaaggagcagtcgaccaaggatcctaaggagcagacggccaaggatcctaaggagcagacggccaaggatcctaaggagcagACGGCCAAGGATCCTGAGGAGCAGACGGCCAATGAtcctaagaagcagtcggccaaaAACCTAAGAA ACGGCCAAGAACCTAAGAAGCAGACGGCCAAGGATCCTAAGAAGCAGACGGTCAAGGAACCTAAGGAGCAGACGGCCAAGAACCTAAGAAGCAGACGGccaaggatcctaagga ACGGCCAAGAACCTAAGAAGCAGACGGccaaggatcctaaggagcagacggccaaggatcctaagaagcagtcggccaaggatcctaaggagcagacggccaaggatcctaaggagcagacggccaaggaacctaagaagcagtcggccaaggatCATAAGGAGCAGACGGCCAAGGATCATAAGGAGCAGTCGAccaaggatcctaaggagcagtcgaccaaggatcctaaggagcagACGGCCAAGGATCATAAGGAGCAGTCGACCAAGGATCCTATGGAGCAGTCGACCAAGGAACCTAAGGAGCAGTCGAccaaggatcctaaggagcagacg ACGGCCAAGGATCATAAGGAGCAGACGGCCAAGGATCATAAGGAGCAGTCGAccaaggatcctaaggagcagtcgaccaaggatcctaaggagcagtcgaccaaggatcctaaggagcagtcgaccaaggatcctaaggagcagtcgaccaaggatcctaaggagcagACGGCCAAGGATCATAAGGAGCAGTCGACCAAGGATCATAAGGAGCAGACGGccaaggatcctaaggagcagtcgaccaaggatcctaaggagcagacg tcgaccaaggatcctaaggagcagtcgaccaaggatcctaaggagcagtcgaccaaggatcctaaggagcagACGGCCAAGGATCACAAGGAGCAGTCGAccaaggatcctaaggagcagtcgaccaaggatcctaaggagcagtcgaccaaggatcctaaggagcagacg ACGGCCAAGGATCATAAGGAGCAGACGGCCAAGGATCATAAGGAGCAGTCGAccaaggatcctaaggagcagtcgaccaaggatcctaaggagcagtcgaccaaggatcctaaggagcagtcgaccaaggatcctaaggagcagtcgaccaaggatcctaaggagcagACGGCCAAGGATCATAAGGAGCAGTCGACCAAGGATCATAAGGAGCAGACGGccaaggatcctaaggagcagtcgaccaaggatcctaaggagcagacggccaaggatcctaaggagca ACTTGCCTGCCAACTGAATAAGATACTGGAGGATGAAAATAATTTACCTACATGGATGACATATGGTCGTGCAGTATTGGGTCAAAGGGACCAAGCGAAAGGTGATGCAGTGGAAAACTATCGCCCTATCACGTGCCTCCCTTTGATGTGGAAAATCTTTGCAGGATTGATAGCAGAAGAGATGTACAcctattga